In a single window of the Pirellulales bacterium genome:
- a CDS encoding SDR family oxidoreductase, translating to MRKVLVTGGAGFVGSHIVDALLARGDQVRVLDNLSTGQLENIGHVRDKIDFIEADLTDAQTVARAVNGVDCIFHQAALASVPRSMERPLDTHAACVTGTLVLLEAARKARVRRLVYAASSSAYGDQPKPAKSESDLPLPISPYGAAKLAAEYYCRAFAAMGAVETVSLRYFNVFGPRQNPSGEYSAVIPKFITLLLKGKPPVIYGDGSQSRDFTFVANVVEANLLAAEAPEVSGKVFNVAMGDQVGLAQLVELLNKLLGTKVKPKHEAQRPGDIKDSRADISQARKWLKYDPQVCFEEGLRRSIDYYRSAAGK from the coding sequence ATGCGAAAAGTCCTAGTTACCGGTGGTGCTGGTTTTGTTGGTTCACATATCGTCGATGCCTTGCTCGCTCGCGGCGACCAAGTACGCGTGCTCGACAACCTCTCGACGGGCCAACTCGAAAACATCGGCCACGTGCGAGACAAAATTGACTTCATTGAAGCCGATCTGACGGACGCTCAAACGGTCGCCCGTGCCGTCAACGGCGTCGATTGCATCTTCCATCAAGCCGCGCTTGCTTCCGTGCCGCGGAGCATGGAGCGACCGCTCGATACGCACGCCGCGTGCGTGACAGGGACACTGGTGCTGCTCGAAGCGGCGCGCAAAGCGCGGGTGCGGCGCTTGGTTTACGCGGCGTCCAGCAGTGCTTACGGCGACCAGCCCAAGCCGGCCAAGAGCGAAAGCGATCTGCCGCTGCCAATTTCACCCTACGGCGCGGCCAAGTTGGCGGCCGAGTATTATTGCCGCGCCTTCGCGGCGATGGGCGCGGTCGAAACAGTTTCACTTCGATACTTTAACGTCTTCGGCCCGCGCCAGAATCCAAGTGGTGAGTATTCAGCCGTCATTCCCAAATTCATCACGCTGCTGCTGAAGGGCAAACCGCCGGTGATTTATGGCGACGGATCCCAATCGCGCGACTTCACCTTCGTCGCAAATGTGGTCGAAGCAAACCTGTTGGCGGCCGAAGCGCCCGAGGTTTCCGGCAAAGTCTTCAACGTCGCGATGGGGGACCAAGTCGGGCTGGCTCAATTGGTCGAATTGCTCAATAAGCTGCTGGGGACCAAAGTCAAGCCCAAGCATGAAGCTCAACGGCCGGGAGACATCAAAGATAGCCGCGCTGATATTTCGCAGGCGCGCAAGTGGCTGAAGTACGACCCGCAGGTCTGCTTTGAAGAAGGCTTGCGGCGGTCGATTGACTATTACCGCTCGGCTGCTGGCAAATGA
- a CDS encoding protein kinase: protein MPISSSSANAPTIAASSIGTGFSAGMETSNSNPCCRVAMIEGSQPHLSTETRSLLRSRLRIAALLLAMGFAVFFVRNLFFTDYHSGTQLFMTFFHGGVTIALALVGGGLCHQCTFDLSTLRRAELIIFGLPAIFFVVMQWLHYDGIPIAAGGTTRYLESPSSPWILLIFIYSLYIPNAWKRAATILGILAAAPCLLFLAAWFRFSHIREHVSLFDVSSVFFFMTLAAIVGAWGVYTIGRLRREAFEAKQLGQYRLKHLLGAGGMGEVYLAEHQLMKRPVAIKLIRPGKAADPHALARFEREVRATAKLSHWNTIEIFDFGHTDDGTFYYVMEYLPGKSLADLVEQHGPLLPSRVIALMTQTCEALAEAHSIGLIHRDIKPGNIFAAYRGGVYDVAKLLDFGLAKPAMGKLDITLTQEGAITGSPLFMAPEQAVGDGEPDARSDIYALGCVAYYLLTGRPPFEAENPIKVLMAHARDAVVPPSQLQSGIPRDLEEIVLHCLEKEPQCRFADVNQLRAAFVSCSTYGTWSRQDAQCWWEANGGVSRSGEGFATPAIDQVPSPAGAMA from the coding sequence ATGCCCATTTCCAGCTCATCGGCGAATGCTCCAACGATTGCGGCTTCGTCGATTGGCACTGGCTTCTCCGCTGGCATGGAAACGTCGAACTCGAATCCGTGCTGCCGCGTGGCAATGATCGAGGGGAGCCAACCGCATCTTTCGACCGAAACGCGTTCGCTGTTGCGTAGCCGGTTGCGAATCGCCGCCTTGTTGCTGGCGATGGGATTTGCCGTGTTTTTTGTCCGAAACTTGTTCTTCACCGACTATCATAGCGGTACGCAACTGTTTATGACTTTTTTCCACGGCGGCGTCACGATTGCACTGGCGCTTGTCGGCGGCGGATTATGTCATCAATGTACCTTTGATCTCTCGACGCTGCGACGAGCAGAGCTGATCATCTTCGGGTTGCCAGCGATCTTCTTCGTCGTCATGCAGTGGTTGCACTACGACGGCATCCCGATTGCCGCGGGGGGAACGACGCGGTACTTGGAGAGTCCGTCGTCCCCGTGGATTTTGCTGATATTCATCTATTCCCTTTACATTCCAAACGCCTGGAAGCGGGCTGCGACGATTTTGGGAATACTGGCGGCCGCGCCTTGCTTGTTGTTTCTGGCGGCGTGGTTTCGATTTAGCCACATTCGCGAACATGTGTCGCTCTTCGATGTCTCATCGGTGTTTTTCTTTATGACGCTGGCGGCGATTGTTGGCGCGTGGGGCGTTTATACGATTGGCCGCCTGCGGCGAGAAGCATTTGAGGCAAAGCAGCTTGGGCAATATCGCTTGAAGCATCTGCTTGGTGCCGGTGGCATGGGCGAAGTCTATTTGGCCGAGCATCAACTTATGAAGCGGCCGGTGGCCATCAAACTCATCCGGCCTGGCAAAGCCGCCGATCCGCATGCACTAGCGCGATTCGAGCGGGAAGTGCGAGCCACGGCTAAATTGTCGCACTGGAATACCATCGAGATTTTCGATTTCGGCCATACCGACGATGGCACATTCTATTACGTGATGGAATACCTACCGGGGAAAAGTCTCGCCGACTTGGTCGAGCAGCACGGCCCGCTCCTGCCGTCGCGCGTGATTGCACTCATGACGCAGACGTGCGAAGCGCTGGCCGAGGCGCACTCGATTGGGCTGATTCATCGCGATATCAAGCCTGGGAATATCTTCGCGGCCTATCGCGGCGGCGTCTACGACGTGGCCAAGTTGCTCGACTTCGGCTTAGCCAAGCCTGCAATGGGTAAATTGGACATTACGCTTACACAAGAAGGGGCGATCACTGGTTCTCCGCTGTTCATGGCCCCCGAACAAGCTGTCGGCGATGGCGAACCGGATGCACGCAGTGATATTTACGCTCTGGGCTGTGTCGCGTATTACTTGTTGACAGGCCGGCCGCCGTTCGAAGCCGAAAACCCGATCAAGGTGCTGATGGCTCACGCGCGCGATGCGGTCGTTCCGCCTTCGCAATTACAGAGCGGCATCCCGCGCGATCTGGAAGAAATCGTACTTCACTGCCTGGAAAAAGAGCCGCAATGCCGCTTTGCCGACGTCAACCAATTGCGTGCCGCCTTTGTATCTTGCAGCACTTATGGCACATGGTCGCGCCAAGACGCCCAGTGCTGGTGGGAAGCCAACGGCGGCGTGTCGCGCAGCGGTGAAGGATTCGCGACGCCGGCCATCGATCAAGTTCCTTCGCCAGCCGGGGCAATGGCTTAA
- a CDS encoding ABC transporter permease — MRVLDRKVVRELFASKGLLLAITSLIAVGVMCYIYMRSSYNNLNREKERYYDACRMADFWIDVKKVPLAELDLVADLPGVSEIRPRITFFATVDLERVAEPLNGMVFSLPDQRKPIINDIFLRRGSYFTDRRRNEVIVNDAFARKQGLFPGQWIHLILNNRREELFIVGTAMSSEFVYLVGPGTITPDPEHFGVFYLKQSYAEEVFNMDGAANQIVGVVAPSWRDRVDEILHRAELRLDDYGVVATTPRKDQPSNRFLSDEIRGLGTFANILPVIFLAVAAMVLNVLMTRLIDQQRTIIGTLKATGYSHAQIFWHFMKFGGLVGLCGGLVGLPMGYGMAEFITSIYRQFFEFPELHNHIYPELYLTALATSLGCALFGCWRGTRGALRLKPAEAMRPKPPVVGGRVWLEHFTAFWQRLSFGWRLVIRNLVRHKARTAVGVFAASMGAAILMCGFMLRMGIEYIIEFQFEKVLHSDVDLGFKDERGWDALQEVRKLPGVDYAEPTLEVSCEFSSGPYRRKGGITGLKAAARLTVPRDREAQAVRIQPVGLTMTRKMADLLHLEAGDTVLIKPIKGLQQTHAVQVVEIADSFMGLGVYADIDYLSRLIGEELAITGVQVQTNPDEQARAEMLKELKRLPALQSYNARTNTIKNLVETVVNTQSIFIGLLVIFAGVIFFSSLLNTSLIGLAERKREVATLRVLGYTEYQIGGYFLRESMMLDAIGTTLGLPLGYGLCLWLTTIYDTEMFRFPLVAPPAVWIGVIGLAIAFGLSAHVFVQREINKLDWRDALNVKE; from the coding sequence GTGCGCGTTCTCGATCGCAAAGTCGTCCGCGAACTCTTCGCCAGCAAGGGCCTGTTGCTGGCCATCACGAGCCTGATTGCCGTCGGGGTGATGTGCTACATCTACATGCGCTCCTCCTACAACAATCTCAACCGCGAGAAGGAGCGCTACTACGACGCATGCCGGATGGCCGACTTCTGGATCGACGTGAAGAAAGTTCCACTGGCCGAATTGGATCTAGTCGCCGACTTGCCGGGCGTGAGCGAAATTCGCCCGCGGATCACCTTTTTCGCCACGGTCGATCTGGAGCGCGTCGCCGAGCCGCTCAATGGCATGGTATTTTCGCTGCCCGACCAGCGGAAACCGATCATCAACGACATTTTCCTCCGTCGCGGCAGCTATTTTACGGACCGCCGCCGCAATGAAGTGATCGTCAACGACGCCTTTGCCCGCAAGCAGGGGCTATTCCCAGGCCAATGGATTCACCTGATTCTCAACAACCGCCGCGAGGAACTATTCATTGTCGGTACGGCGATGTCGAGCGAATTTGTCTATCTCGTCGGCCCCGGTACGATTACGCCAGACCCGGAACACTTCGGCGTTTTCTATTTGAAACAGAGCTATGCCGAGGAAGTGTTCAACATGGATGGCGCGGCCAACCAAATCGTCGGCGTCGTGGCTCCGTCGTGGCGAGATCGGGTCGATGAGATTTTGCACCGCGCCGAGCTGCGCCTAGACGATTACGGCGTGGTGGCGACCACGCCGCGGAAGGACCAGCCCTCAAACCGGTTCCTTAGTGATGAAATCCGCGGTTTGGGCACGTTCGCCAACATTCTGCCGGTGATTTTTCTGGCCGTCGCCGCGATGGTGCTCAACGTGCTCATGACGCGGCTGATCGACCAGCAGCGCACGATCATCGGCACGTTGAAAGCCACCGGCTACTCTCATGCGCAAATCTTTTGGCACTTTATGAAATTCGGCGGCCTGGTCGGCCTGTGTGGCGGCTTGGTCGGCTTGCCGATGGGCTATGGCATGGCGGAATTCATTACGTCGATCTACCGGCAGTTTTTTGAGTTCCCCGAACTGCACAACCACATCTATCCCGAACTCTACCTGACGGCCCTGGCGACCAGCCTGGGCTGCGCGCTGTTTGGTTGCTGGCGGGGAACCCGCGGCGCATTGCGGCTCAAACCCGCCGAGGCAATGCGGCCCAAACCGCCGGTGGTTGGCGGGCGAGTCTGGCTCGAACATTTCACAGCATTCTGGCAGCGGCTCAGTTTCGGCTGGAGGCTGGTGATTCGCAACCTGGTGCGACACAAGGCCCGCACCGCAGTGGGCGTGTTTGCCGCCTCGATGGGAGCGGCGATTTTAATGTGCGGGTTCATGCTGCGAATGGGAATCGAGTACATCATCGAGTTTCAGTTTGAAAAGGTGCTGCACAGCGACGTCGATTTGGGCTTCAAAGACGAGCGAGGCTGGGATGCGCTGCAAGAAGTCCGCAAACTGCCGGGAGTGGATTATGCCGAGCCGACGCTCGAAGTGAGCTGCGAATTCTCGAGCGGCCCCTATCGCCGCAAAGGCGGCATTACCGGTCTCAAAGCCGCCGCGCGGCTGACCGTGCCACGCGATCGGGAGGCGCAGGCCGTCCGCATCCAACCCGTTGGCTTGACGATGACGCGCAAAATGGCCGATTTGCTCCACCTCGAGGCGGGCGACACCGTGTTGATAAAGCCGATCAAGGGCCTGCAGCAAACGCACGCCGTGCAGGTCGTCGAAATCGCTGACAGCTTCATGGGATTGGGCGTATATGCCGACATCGATTATTTAAGCCGGTTAATTGGCGAAGAACTGGCGATCACTGGCGTGCAGGTGCAAACCAATCCGGACGAGCAGGCGCGGGCGGAGATGCTGAAGGAACTCAAGCGTCTCCCGGCGCTCCAAAGCTATAATGCCCGCACGAATACGATCAAGAATCTCGTCGAAACGGTTGTCAATACGCAGTCGATCTTTATCGGCTTGCTCGTCATTTTCGCCGGGGTGATTTTTTTCTCGAGCCTGCTGAACACATCGCTGATCGGCCTGGCGGAACGCAAGCGCGAAGTGGCGACGCTGCGCGTGTTGGGGTATACCGAATATCAGATCGGTGGCTATTTCTTGCGCGAAAGCATGATGCTCGATGCCATCGGCACCACGCTCGGCCTGCCGCTGGGCTACGGCCTGTGCCTGTGGCTGACGACGATCTACGACACTGAAATGTTCCGCTTTCCGCTCGTTGCGCCGCCAGCCGTGTGGATCGGCGTGATTGGACTGGCGATCGCCTTCGGCCTCTCGGCGCATGTGTTCGTCCAGCGGGAAATCAACAAACTCGACTGGCGCGACGCGCTGAATGTGAAAGAGTAA